Below is a window of Pelagibaculum spongiae DNA.
TGCGTCATAACCAGCAGTCGAAGTAATTACAAATTGCATCGGCAAACCGCCGCCACCAGAAGGTAATGCGGGTGGAACAAATGAGAACACTTGTAAACCTGGGTTGGTTGCAAGATAGCGGTTTTGTAATTCTTTCTGAATTTCTACTACGCCACGCTCACGTTCACCCCAAGGCTTTAACTGCATGCCACCAAATACTTGGCCGGGATTATTAAAGATAAAGGACTGGGCAAATTCAGGGAATTGGCGGAACTGATCTTCAAATTGCTCGGTGTATTGACGGGTGTAGTCGACGTTGGCATAACGCGGCGGCGTTGCTACTACGAACATAAAGCCGCCATCTTCCGGTGGTGCCAATTCGCTTTGTGAAACCATGGTGAGTAATGGCAAAGTAGCAAACAGCACCAACGCCATCATTACAATGACAGGGCGGTAATTAAGCATGTCATGCAGACTACGCTGATAAATATGGCTGACGCTTTCAAAAAATTTATCCAGCATTTTAACTAACTTGCCGTCTTCACTGCTTGGGCGAAGAATTCTCGAAGCCATCATCGGCGATAATGTCAGCGCGATAATGCCGGAAATAATAACTGCACCAGCCAGCGTGAAAGCAAACTCACGGAATAGCGAGCCGGTTAAACCACCCACAAAACCAATCGGGGCATACACTGCCGCTAGGGTAATCGTCATTGAAATAACGGGTAGTGCTATTTCTCTGGCACCATGAATTGCAGCGTCATAGGGTGTTTTACCATCTTCAATATGTCGGTGGACGTTTTCCACCACCACAATCGCATCATCAACCACCAGTCCTATTGCTAAAACCAGCGCCAATAGTGTTAACAGATTAATTGAATAACCCATTACCAGCATAAAGAACAACACACCAACCATTGAAAGTGGAATGGTAATAATTGGAATGGTCACAACTCGGAAAGCACCGAGGAACATGAACACCACCAAAATAACAATAATGCTGGCCTCACCGAGGGTTTTAACTACTTCATCGATTGAAGAGCGAATAAAGTCGGTCGCGTCATAAGCAATAAATAAAGACATGCCGCTAGGCAATTCATTTTGTAATGTTTCCAGCCGTTGTCGTACACCGGCAATAACATCGAGCGGATTTGAGCCAGGTGCCGAGTCGATCCCTATCATCAGGGCTTCTTTTCCGCCCATGGTGACGTAGCTTTCTTGATCTTCAGAAGCCAGTTCAATTTTGGCAACATCACGCAGGTGAACCTGGCCCATTTCATTGGAGCGAATAATAATTTGGCCGAAGGCTTCAGGATTATTCAGATCGGTTTCTGCGTTAACGCTAGTGGTTAACAGCTCACCTTTGGTAGAACCCGCCGCCGAAATAAAGTTACTGGAAGTGAGCGACTGATTAACGTCAGCAGCCGTGACTTCAAACGCTGCCATTTTTACCGGATCTAGCCAGATCCGCATGGAGTAGGTTTTAGCACCATAAATTTCAACGGCACCTACACCACTCATAGTGGCTAACTGGGGGCGAATTACTCGGGTCAGGTAATCGGTGATTTGTTCTGCTGATTGTAAGTCGCTTTGAAAGCTCACATACATCAGCATATTGCCCTGGCCACCCTTGGTAATAATCGGGTCCATGGCATCGGCAGGTAGTTCGCCTTTAGCTTCGTTCACCTTGGCCATGACTTCTGAAAGTGCCGCAGTAGAGTCAAAACCACGTTTAACATTTACTTTGATTTCAGAAGCACTTTGGCGACTGGTCGAGGTAACAAAATCAACACCATCAGCAGAAGCAATTTTTTGCTGCAATGGAGTTGTAATAAATCCTTGTACCAATCGAGCGCTGGCACCTGGATAGGCTGTTGTAACAGTGATCACCGCATCATCAGTTTTTGGAAACTGACGAACAGGTAGCTGGTTCGCTGCCTGTAGGCCTAACAGCAAGATCATCATGCTGATAACCATGGCGAGCACCGGTCTTTTAATAAACAGATCGGTGAATTTCATTACTGTTTCTCCGCCTTGTTTTGCTCAGGCAAGATGACAGTTGCACCCGGGTAGAGTTTTAATTGACCCGATGATGCCACCAGATCTCCAGCATTAATTCCTTGAATGACTGAAATTCGACCATTACGACTTTCACCGGTTTGAACAAATGCAGGAAAGGCCTTTAATGATTTCTGCTGCTCTTCGCCTTCACCTACAACCTCTTCACGCAATACCCAAATAGTATCGCCGTATGAGCTATAGCTGATTGAGGTTTGTGCCACGGTCATTAATTGGCGGTTTTGATCTAGGGTAACTTTAATATTGGCGAACATGCCTGGCAGCAATTCACCTTCTTTATTGTTTAACTCAGCTCGTAAAGAAATATTACGGGTGGTTGCGCTGACTTTTGCATCGATGGCGGTAATTTGACCTTCAAAAGATTTTTCTGGCCATGCTTGAACTTGAATTGATACTTTTTGCTTAAGTTTTAACAAAGCCAAGAATTTTTCAGGCAAGGCAAAATCAACTAATAGTGAACTGCTGTCTTGCAAGGTGGCAATCGTCGAACCTGGAGAAAGGTAATCACCCAAGTCGACCTGACGAATACCGACTTCACCAGAAAACGGCGCGTGGATTTGTTTCTTAGCTAATACTGCTCGCAGTTGTTCAACCTGAGCGCTAGCTTGGTCTAAATTCGCCAGACTTTGATCAAACTGGTTTTTAGAAATGACTTTGCGTTTGAACAGATCTCGGTCTCGTTGATGTTGTAATTCCATTAACCGCAAACTGGCGTGGGAATTTTTTAATTGAGCTTGTTCGACCCGATCATCTAACTTGACGATTAACTGGCCTTTTTCAATTTTTTTACCAGAGCTAAAGCCAAATGTTTCGATTTGACCACTGACTTGCGTGGTCAATGCAACTTCATTGCGAGCACGCAAACTGCCGGTCGCACTAATTTGAGGCGACCAGCTTTCGGTGGTTACCTTTTCTGCTTCCACAGTCACGGGTGGTGGAGCAAAGTTAGCAAGTTGAGCCATTCCCTGCTGAATGTTGTTAAAGATATAGCCGCCGATTCCTCCAATAAGTATTGTGAGGAAGGCCAGCATGGCTAAAATACGCTTAAGCATAAAAATGACTCCCGAGCCAAAATGCGATTTCCATGCGTAATCAAACGGTTATCCGTATTGCAAACTAAGCAAAAGGTAAAAGAAGAATACTGCTGGAGGACGATCAAATAACGAAAATGAAGAGGTGCAATATATCAGCCTTTTAGCGAAGCAAAAGAGGCAGATATGTATTGTATGATTCCGTTTTGTAAAGGCTGATATGCCGCTAAGAATTAACTGGCTAAGATTTTGATACTTTATGCTTTTTGATGGTGTGCTGTGAGGTTTTCAAATGGGGAAACAAACTTAGAGCAATCCATCAGTGCAACCAAGATTAACACTGATAGATTGCTGAATAATTTTTATAGCGATTTTCAATCAATTAATAATTAAACCGCACTACATTGGTTGGCCATTACCATCAATGCATTGAGTATTTGTTGGCGGTCTACCAATCCTACCAGCTTACCTTCGTCAACCACTGGGAAAACCCGTAAGCGAGAATTAATAACTTGGCGACCCAGTTCAAAAACTTCATCAGTTGGTGCTGTGACCTTAACATCAGAGGTCATAACATCCTGTACCTGGGCTTTTTGAGAGCAGTAGTAAGCATCTTCAATTGCCTGACGAATCAGATCTTGCTCAGAAACAAATCCGACTAGTTTGTCTTCACCATCCAGAACGGGAAGGCCGGAAACATTGTGCTTGGCAAAGGCGCTAACTGCATCGCTTAGAGTGTCTTGAACATGCAGCACCGGTGATGGGTGTGTCATGATGCTTTTAACCTGAGACATGACATTTCTCCTTTTTTATTGGTTGGTGCGAACCTGCACAAACATTTTTTGTTGCAGTGATCGTCTGATAAAAGAGTGTAGGTCTCAAGTTGAATTCCGCATAAGGTTTTTTACGGATCCGTCCATTTAACCTGAAATTTTTATTCTCTAGCGACTTACTGTGAAAACACTAGCAAAAATTGCGCCTGAAACGATGACTATCAATAAGTCACCGTTTCAACCCGTGTTATTTGTTAAGCACCAGGTCCGCAATCTAAGCAATGCTTGACGGCTTCTGGTCCTAACTTCAATCGAGCATTCAAATCACGTAAAGCGGTTCTTAAACCTTCTTCAATCACTGGATGATAAAAAGGCATTTCCAGAATTTCGGTAATAGTCAGCCCTTGCTGAATAGTCCATGCCAACAAGTGAACCAAGTGTTCTGCTGCTGGGCCGATCATTTCTGCGCCGAGTAACTTACCGGTACCATTTTCGCCATAAACTCGAATTTTGCCTTTGTTTTTCAGCATCACTCGACTGCGACCCTGGCCGGTCATGTCGACTTCACCGACTTCAAAGCAACCGCAAGTTCCTAACCGTTGTTCTAATTGGCGATAGGTTTCACCGGCCATGCCGATTTGTGGATCGCTAAATACCACACTAAGTGGTGTACGACGTTTGCCGTTGCGAATGTCCGGATAGCGACCGGCATTGTCTCCAGCAATTCGACCTTCATCAGCGGCTTCATGTAGCAACGGAATATAATTGTTCACATCACCAGCGATAAAAATATGGCTGGCGGCTGGCTCGTTAGTTTCGGTTTGCAGTGTCCACTGGCTAAAGTTTGGTACGCCTTGTGGGTTGAGTACTAACGAAGTATTTTCCAAGCCTAATTTGTCGACGTTAGCTTTGCGGCCAGTTGCGGCTAATAAATAATCAAATACTTCTGATTTTGTTTCGCCGTGTTCTTCAAAAGAAATTTTAACGCCGTTATCTACCCGTTCGATACCGGTCACTTTTGCATCTGGATCGATGGCGAATTCATCTCGGAAAATCTTATCAGCTTGATCGAGAATGACCGGATCACTGACCGGGCCGATTTGCCCGCCAATACCAAATAGGCGAATCCTTACGCCTAACCGATGTAATGCTTGGCCTAATTCCAGGCCAATAACACCTGGGCCAAAAACAGCAACTGATTCAGGTAAATCATCCCAGTCAAAAACATCGTCATTAATAATTAAACGATCTTGCGCTTGATTAAAAAAGCCAGGCCAAACCGGGCTAGAGCCAGTGGCAATAACAAAGCGTTCGGCAGTAATTTGGGTGTGATCATCAACTTGCAAAGTATGCTCGTCGATGAATTTTGCATAACCGCTGATTTTATTTTCAGCAGGAATTTCATCAACGCCTTCTAAAACAAAGCCAACAAAACGATCGCGTTCACGTTTGACTCGGTCCATTACTTCACGGCCATTAACCCGAACCTGTCCATCAATATGAACACCAAATGGTGCAGTATTTTGGCTATGGTGTGCTGCTTCAGCGGCAGCAATTAAAAGTTTGCTTGGCATGCAACCGACTCGGGCACAGGTGGTGCCGTATGGTCCGCCTTCAATTAATAAAACATTGTTGGTGTGTGCCCGAGCAGCACGAAATGCACCCAGTCCAGCAGTTCCACCACCAATAATGGCGACATCCGTTTTAAGCAGTTGCATGACAAAAATTCCTTTAGAATTGCCCGGCAATTTCCTGGTCGGGTAAAAATACTGGGCAACCTTTAACATTTTTTTAATTTATTTATGAATAATTAAATTAAACTGAAATTTATTGATTCAAATGTGCTTCTAATTCTTCGGCACCACCAATGTGCTGTCCGCTGATGTAAACCTGTGGCCAAGTTAATTGGCCAGATACCGCGCCCAAGCTACGGCTACTAATGCCATTGCCT
It encodes the following:
- a CDS encoding efflux RND transporter permease subunit; this translates as MKFTDLFIKRPVLAMVISMMILLLGLQAANQLPVRQFPKTDDAVITVTTAYPGASARLVQGFITTPLQQKIASADGVDFVTSTSRQSASEIKVNVKRGFDSTAALSEVMAKVNEAKGELPADAMDPIITKGGQGNMLMYVSFQSDLQSAEQITDYLTRVIRPQLATMSGVGAVEIYGAKTYSMRIWLDPVKMAAFEVTAADVNQSLTSSNFISAAGSTKGELLTTSVNAETDLNNPEAFGQIIIRSNEMGQVHLRDVAKIELASEDQESYVTMGGKEALMIGIDSAPGSNPLDVIAGVRQRLETLQNELPSGMSLFIAYDATDFIRSSIDEVVKTLGEASIIVILVVFMFLGAFRVVTIPIITIPLSMVGVLFFMLVMGYSINLLTLLALVLAIGLVVDDAIVVVENVHRHIEDGKTPYDAAIHGAREIALPVISMTITLAAVYAPIGFVGGLTGSLFREFAFTLAGAVIISGIIALTLSPMMASRILRPSSEDGKLVKMLDKFFESVSHIYQRSLHDMLNYRPVIVMMALVLFATLPLLTMVSQSELAPPEDGGFMFVVATPPRYANVDYTRQYTEQFEDQFRQFPEFAQSFIFNNPGQVFGGMQLKPWGERERGVVEIQKELQNRYLATNPGLQVFSFVPPALPSGGGGLPMQFVITSTAGYDALDRVANQLVQEAMKSGLFMFANSDLKFDRPEYQLSIDRDRAGQLGISMQSIGSTLATMLGNGEVNRFSLDGRSYKVIPQAPRDFRLNEEWLTRYQVRTASGEMVALSTLVKVTKEVRPNALNQFQQLNSAKVQGMIMPGKSMGEAVTFMEAKLKEIAPTGFSYDYEGESRQFKLESDNLTTTLIFAMIVIFLVLAAQFESFRDPLVVMFSVPLSMFGALVPIAMGLTSLNIYTQIGLVTLIGLITKHGILIVEFANKLREENPQLSRREAVEEAAAIRLRPILMTTAAMVLGVVPLLFADGAGAASRFAIGLVIASGMSVGTVFTLYVVPVFYSYLARKDRSALSGDKPTANIAMASPQ
- a CDS encoding efflux RND transporter periplasmic adaptor subunit is translated as MLKRILAMLAFLTILIGGIGGYIFNNIQQGMAQLANFAPPPVTVEAEKVTTESWSPQISATGSLRARNEVALTTQVSGQIETFGFSSGKKIEKGQLIVKLDDRVEQAQLKNSHASLRLMELQHQRDRDLFKRKVISKNQFDQSLANLDQASAQVEQLRAVLAKKQIHAPFSGEVGIRQVDLGDYLSPGSTIATLQDSSSLLVDFALPEKFLALLKLKQKVSIQVQAWPEKSFEGQITAIDAKVSATTRNISLRAELNNKEGELLPGMFANIKVTLDQNRQLMTVAQTSISYSSYGDTIWVLREEVVGEGEEQQKSLKAFPAFVQTGESRNGRISVIQGINAGDLVASSGQLKLYPGATVILPEQNKAEKQ
- a CDS encoding CBS domain-containing protein, yielding MSQVKSIMTHPSPVLHVQDTLSDAVSAFAKHNVSGLPVLDGEDKLVGFVSEQDLIRQAIEDAYYCSQKAQVQDVMTSDVKVTAPTDEVFELGRQVINSRLRVFPVVDEGKLVGLVDRQQILNALMVMANQCSAV
- a CDS encoding dihydrolipoyl dehydrogenase, whose product is MQLLKTDVAIIGGGTAGLGAFRAARAHTNNVLLIEGGPYGTTCARVGCMPSKLLIAAAEAAHHSQNTAPFGVHIDGQVRVNGREVMDRVKRERDRFVGFVLEGVDEIPAENKISGYAKFIDEHTLQVDDHTQITAERFVIATGSSPVWPGFFNQAQDRLIINDDVFDWDDLPESVAVFGPGVIGLELGQALHRLGVRIRLFGIGGQIGPVSDPVILDQADKIFRDEFAIDPDAKVTGIERVDNGVKISFEEHGETKSEVFDYLLAATGRKANVDKLGLENTSLVLNPQGVPNFSQWTLQTETNEPAASHIFIAGDVNNYIPLLHEAADEGRIAGDNAGRYPDIRNGKRRTPLSVVFSDPQIGMAGETYRQLEQRLGTCGCFEVGEVDMTGQGRSRVMLKNKGKIRVYGENGTGKLLGAEMIGPAAEHLVHLLAWTIQQGLTITEILEMPFYHPVIEEGLRTALRDLNARLKLGPEAVKHCLDCGPGA